A window of Hymenobacter siberiensis genomic DNA:
CAGACCTGCCCTACGGCGACAAGCTGGAGATAGAAACGCCGACCCTGCCCGCCTGGCTGACGCTGGTGGACAATGGCGACGGCACGGGTACCGTGAGCGGCACACCCGCCGTGGCCGATGCCGGCAGCAACCCCGTGACCCTGGTAGCCGCCGACCTCTACCACCACGGGGCCAGCTACGGCCTCATCACGCAGTCGTTCAGCATCACCGTCATTCCCTGCACGGTGCAGGCCCACGCCACCCCGCTCACGCTGGTACTCGATGCCAATGGCACGGCTACGCTCACGACTGCCCAGTTTGATGGCGGCTCGACGGCTTCGTGCGGCATTGCTTTGATGACGCTCTCGCAGTCGGCCTTTAGCTGCGCCAACTACGGCGCTAATCCGGTGACGCTGACCGTGACCGATGCCAACGGTAACGTTAGCACCGATACTCAGACCGTGCTGGTGGACGACACGATGGCCCCTACGGCTGTGGCCCAGAACGTGACCGTATACCTGGATGCCAACGGGCAGGCCAGCATCACGGCCGCCCAGGTCAACAACGGCAGCAGCGACAACTGCGGAGCTATTACGTTGAGCCTTCAAAAGCAGGGATTGGTATCCGCATTTAGCCAGGCGCAGGAGCACAGTGTACTCACCCTTTCGGCTCCGGCCGGGGCGGTATTCACCGCCGTAAACTTTGCCAGTTACGGTACGCCCAACTTCGTGAATGGGACGTTTCAATATGGTAACTGCAACGCCACCAACAGCCAGTCGATAGTAGAGTCGTATGTGCTGAACCAGAATACGGCTTCTATCTTGGCTGACAACTCGGTATTCGGTGACCCCTGCTACGGCACCTTCAAGCGCCTCGCCGTGCAGGCTACCTACACTTTGGGCAGCCCCGTCCCCCAGCTGGCCTATACCTGCGCCAACGTAGGCTCGGCCAACAACCCGGTGCTATTGACTGTGACCGACGCCTACGGCCACGTAAGCACTGCTACCGCCAACGTGACCGTGCTGGATGCCATTGCCCCAACGGCCGTGGCCCAGAACGTAACCGTGCAGCTCGATGCTAATGGCCAGGCTAGCGTAACCGCCGCCCAGGTCAACAATGGCAGCGCCGATAACTGCGGCGTGGCTAACGTGAGCGTATCGTCCGGCAGCTTCACTTGCGCCAACCTGGGTGCCAACCCGGTAACCCTGACCGTGACCGATGCCAGCGGCAACGTTAGCACCGCTACTGCTACCGTAACGGTGCTGGATAATATCCTGCCTACCATCACGGCCCCCGCTGCCTTGACTGTGAGTGCCGATGCCGGCCAGTGTAGCGCCACCGGCGTGGCCCTGGGCACGGCTACGGCGGCCGACAACTGCTCGGCTATGGTGGCTAGCAACGCTCCGGCCACCTTCGCCAAGGGCACGACTACGGTAACCTGGACGGCGACCGATGCCAGCGGCAACACGGCCACCGCTACCCAGTTGGTGACCGTGAACGACACCGAAGCTCCCACGATTTCGGCCCCGGCTATGGTGTCGGTTTCGGCCGACCTGGGCCAGTGCTCGGCTAGCCATGTGGCCCTGGGCAATCCTGTTGCCGGCGACAACTGCACCGGCGTAATGGTAACGAGCAATGCCCCCGCAGTTTTCCTCAAAGGCCTGACTACCGTAACCTGGACTGCTACGGATGCGGTCGGCCTCACTGCCACCGCCACGCAGGTAGTGACCGTACTGGATGTGGAGAACCCCATCATCAGCGCGCCCGCCGCGGTAGTAGTAAGTGCTAACCCCGGCCAGTGTAGCGCCACGGGCGTGGCTCTGGGCAATGCTATTGCAACGGACAACTGCTCCGGCGTAACTGTAGCCAACAATGCCCCGGCCACCTTCGCCAAGGGCAGTACTACCGTCATCTGGATTGCTACCGACGCCGCTGGCAACAAAGCCACTGCCACCCAGACGGTAACCGTGAACGACACCGAGCGCCCGAACCTGATGGTGCCCGCCAACATGGTGGTGAGCGCCCCGGCTACGCAGTGCGGGGCCACGGTGAGCTTCAATCCCACTGCTACCGATAACTGCGCCGGTGCCACGGTGGTTGCCAGCCCGGCTTCGGGCAGCACCTTCCCGGTAGGCACCAGCACGGTAAGCGTGACGGCCACCGACGCCAGCGGCAACACCAGCACCGGCAGTTTCACCATGACGGTGAACGACGTGACGGCCCCGACCGTAGCGACTCGCACCGTAACCGTTACGCTGGTAAACGGCGTGGCTTCGGTGACGGCCGAGCAGGTCGATAATGGCAGCACTGATGCCTGCGGTATCCGTAGCCTGAGTCTCAACCGTACCAGCTTCAGCTGTGCCAACCTGGGCAACAACCCCGTAATCCTGACCGTGACCGACATCCACGGCAACGTGGCCAGCGCCCCGGCCACGGTGAGCGTAGTGGGTACTATTCCGGCTCCGGCCATTGCGGTAACGCCCAGCAGCACAGTGTACACCGGTGGCGTCGCTACCAACCTATACATCGGCTACGGTGCTCAGAGCGCCACGCTAACTGCCTCGGGCGGCGTGAGCTACGTCTGGATTGGAAGCAAAGGACTCAGTAGCAATACCGTATCCAATCCCGTGTTCACGGCTACCACACTCGGCACGTTCACCTTCACCGTGACGGCGACCAACCAGTACGGCTGCACGGCCACGGCTACGGTGACGCTCCACGTCATCAATGCCTACTGCGATAAGGACAAGGTAATTGTGTGCCACAACGGCCACGAAATCTGCATCTCGCCCAACGCCGTGCCGGCTCACCTCACCGGCCACCCCGGCGACCAGCTGGGTAACTGCACCACGGCTGTCCGCGGTGTAGCGGCCAACGCTCCGGTGGCCAATTCCACCAACGAGCTGTCGGTGTTCCCGAACCCAGCGGCTGATAAGGCTACGGTGTCGTTCCGGACGGCAGAGAATGGCGCAGCACAAGTAGTGGTATACAACCTGCTTGGCCAGCGCATTGCTACTCTCTACGATGGTACCGTAACGGCTGGCCAGCTCTACTCGGCTACGCTCAACAGTGCCAACCTGTCCACCGGCTTGTACGTGTGCCGCCTCGTTACTAATGGTAAAACCGAGTCGCTGCGACTGAACATCGAGCGGTAATACCACGCCGTCAGGCATCTGAAAAATCCCCTGCCAGAGTATCTGGCAGGGGATTTTTGGTTGAATGGCTGCGGCGCGCCGCCGTGCTACTGCCGCAGATACCCGCTCAAATCCGACACACTCATGATGCCAAGCTTCTGCGCCTGCTGCCCACGCATGAGCAGGGCATACGTATTGTTGAAGCCCAGCGGGGCCAGCCACTCCAGGCCAAAGCGGCGGCGGAACTCTGCGCGTACGTAGTTCAGCACCGCTGCCGGCCGCCCGCCCAGCGAGTCGACCACGGCGGGCCGGGGCTGCAGCAGCACCAGCAGGCCGGTGCCGGTGTACTCGGGGTACATATCGATGGCCCCGCTGCGCAGCGCCTCGAAGCAGATGGTGGTGCCGCCGAGGCCGGTTTTGGTTTCCACCGCCAGGTCGGTATTGCCCCGGATGAGGGCCGCGTATAGCTCGGCCAGAATGTACTGCTCGGCGAAAATCTTCGAGCCCAGCTTCACCACCGCCGCACCCGACACGGCCGGGCGGGCATCCCGCCACAGCCCGCGCCGCCGTAGAAAGGCTTCGGCAATGGCTTTTGGGGCCTGATGCAGGTAGTCGGCCCGGTAGTTCAAATCGGTCATTACCGAGTCCGAAATCTGGTTGTCCAGCATCGCCAGAATTGCTCCCAGCTCGGGATGCTCGCGCAGCAGGGCGGGGCGCACCACGGGCACGGCGTAGTAGGGCGGGAACACGCGGCGGTCGTCGCGCAGCACGCGCAGGCCGTAGGCCCGGATGCGGCCGTCGGTGCTGTAGCCGTCAATCACGTCCACGTTGGCATTGCGGGCGGCCTCATACACCAGCGCGGGGGCCAGCACCACGCTGGGCAGGTGTGTGAGGCCGTAGCTTTTGGTGAGGCCCGGCAGCCCATCGGCCCGCCCCACAAACTCGGGGCTGAAGCCGGCCAGCAGCTTGCCCGTGGCGCGGGGCAACAGGTATAGCCCGCCCAGCAGTGGCAGTGCCACCAGCAGCGCCGCGCCCACCTGCCCCAGGCGGCGCGTGCTCAGCTTTTGCACGCCGCCCAGCAGCGCATCAAACGCCAGGGCCAGGCCGGCGGCGGGCAGGGCACCGGCCAGTATCATCACCGGGTTGTTGAGGGCGATGCCGCCGAAAATGAACTCGCCCAGCCCGCCGGCCGCCACGTAGGCCGCCAGCGTGGCCACACCCACGTTGATGACGGTGGCCGTGCGAATGCCGGCCATGAGCACCGGCAGCGCCAACGGCAATTCTACCCGGCGCAGCACCTGCCCATCGGTCAGGCCGAGGCCCCGGGCGGCTTCCACCACGGCCGGCGGCACCCCCCGAATGCCCGCCAGTGTGTTGCGGATAATGGGCAGTAGCGAATACAGGAACAGCGCAAAAATGGCCGGTTTCGGCCCAATGCCCAGCACCGGAATCAGGAAACCGAGCAGGGCGATGCTGGGCACCGTTTGGAGCACGCCAGCCACGCCCAGCACCGCCGGGGCCCAGCGCGGCCGGCGCGACAAAAACAGCCCCAGCGGCACGCCCACCAGTACCCCCAGCAGCAGCGAGCCCGCCGTGAGGCCGATGTGCTGCACCGTTTGCTCGCCGAGCTTGCCGGCCTGCTCGTGCCAGAAAGTGAAGAGGGCCGTTAGCGTTTCCATGGGCAAAGGGGGAGCGGGGAGTGGGAAGCGGGGAGTGGGCGCAGGGGGCTTAGCGTTTCCATGCGTCCTCCTCCCGTTGTAAAGCTTCGCCAAAACCCGCCATCAGCTGGGCCACCGTGAAGGGCGCTGCCGCTGCTGCTGAGCCGGTCAGGGCTTCCAGTGCCTCGTGTACGGTGGTTCCAGCGCGGAAAGCGTCTTTTGGTCCTTCGGCTTCATTGCCCTCAAAAACATCGCCCAACGTGAGCGTGCGTAGCTGCAAAGTCAGCCGTTCGGCCGCAAAAAACCGGCGTACAAAGTCGTTGGCGGGTCGAAACAGCAGCTCGCGCGGCGTGCCCAGTTGCTGAATCTGGCCGGCATCGAGCAGCATAATGCGGTCGGCGAGCTCGAAGGCTTCGGTCACGTCGTGGGTCACGAGCACCATCGTTTTGCTGCGCAGTTCCTCCAGCTCCCGAAACTCGTGCCGGATGCTGGCCCGGGTTACGGGGTCGAGGGCCCCAAAGGGCTCATCGAGCAGGATGATGGGCGGGTCGGCGGCCAGGGCGCGGGCCAGCCCCACGCGCTGCTGCTGCCCGCCCGAGAGCTGGTGCGGATACTGCTCGGCGTAGCGCGCGGCCGGCAAATGCAGCCGCGTGAGCAGCGCCTCGGTGCGCGCCGCGATGGCCGCCGGGGCGTGGCCCAGCAGGCGGGGCACCACGGCCACGTTCTCGGCCACGGTGTAGTGCGGCAGCAGCCCCACCTGCTGAATAACGTAGCCAATGCCGCGCCGCAGCACTTCGGGCCGCTGGCTGAGCACATCCTGGCCGTTGATTTCGATGCGGCCGCCATCGGGCTCAATCAGGCGGTTGAGCATTTTGAGCAGCGTGGTTTTGCCGCAGCCGCTGGGGCCCAGCAGCACCAGCGTTTCGCCGGCTGCTACCGCAAACGACACGTCCTGCACCACCGCGTGCGCCCCAAACGCCTTGCGCAAATGCGATACTTGGATGACGGGCGGCGGGGTTTGGGGCATAAAGCAACAACGGCGAAGGAGCAAGGTAAACCCGCGGCGCTCCATCGGGTTACAGCTACCGGCGACTGTTCGCCGCTTTTCTGCTGCTCTATGCGCCATTCGTTCCGGTCTTTGCTATTGCTTGTCGCCCTGCTGGGGGCGGCCCCCGCCGCGCTCCGCGCCCAGGACGCGCCCGCCACCCCGCCGCGCCCCGACCGCACGCCGCCCCACGTCTTCACCATTCCCAATTTCCGGACTGAAAGCGGGACCACCCTGCCCCTGGCCCGTGTGGTGTACGGCACCTACGGCCACCTCAACGCCGCCCACGACAACGCCATCCTGCTGCCCTCGCACTACATGGCCGACCGCCACGGCTACGAGTGGCTCATGGGGCCGGGCAAGGCCCTCGATACCACCAAAGTATTCCTGGTCACCAGCGAGCTGTTTGGCAACGGCCATTCCTCGTCGCCCAGCAACACGCCGGAGCCCTTCCACGGCCCGCGCTTCCCCGTCATGACCATCCGCGACAACGTGGCCGCTGTGCATCAGCTGCTGGTCAATGATTTGAAAATAAACCACCTGCGGGCCATTATCGGCTTTTCGATGGGGGCGCAGCAGGCCTTTCAATGGGCCGTGAGCTACCCCACCTTTGCCGACCGCCTCGTGGCCACCTCGGGCACGGCCAAAACCTACCCCCACGGCATCGTGCGCCTCGAAGGCCAGATTGCGGCCCTCACCGCCGATGCCGCCTTCCAGAACGGCGACTACACCGCGCCGCCCACCAAGGGCATTGAAGCCTTTTCCGTCGTCTGGACGGCCTGGCTCTACTCGCAGGAGTGGTGGCGGCTGGAGCTCTGGAAAGCCGATAATAAGCCCGGCACCACCTTCGAGCAGGTGCTGCACGAGTACCGCACGCACTTCATCCCCGGAGCCGATGCCAACGACCTGATTTTGCAGATGAGAACCTGGGAATCGAATAACGTGGGCGCCACTACCGGCTTCGGAGGCAACGTCGAAAAGGCCCTCCGCAGCATTAAAGCGCCCATTCTCTACATGCCTTCGGCCACGGACCTGTACTTCCCGCTCACCGATGCCCGCTACGAAGCCGCCTTCATCCCGGGCGTGGTGCTCAAGCCCATTCCGTCGTTGTGGGGCCACACCGCCGGGGCCGCTCCCAACCCCGCCGATGCCAAGTTTCTGAACGACAACATCAAGCAGTTTCTGGCGCAGCTCCGGCGCTAGAGGCAAGAGAACGGTCATGCTTCGGCTGCGCTCAGCATGACCGTTTTTACAGCAGCTAAGACGCGGCTACCAGAGCCGAATATCCGTCATGCCCGCCGGAATGGGCGGCTGGTTGCTGAAACCCAGCACGCACCAGTCGGCCTCTACGCCGAAGTTGCCGCCTTGCAGCACGTAGCTCACCCAGCGGGTAATGGTGCGGCCGGTATGGTTGTTGGCTTCGGGGTCGAACTCGCGCAGCAGCAGCACATCGCCCACCTGAAAATCCTCGTGGTTGCGGCGCACATCGAAGGGCTTGTAGCCCGCTCGCACCGCCGCGAAGCAGTCGGGCCACAGCGGCAGCTCGTGGGTGTGCACGTGGGTTGGGTCGGAGGCGTGAAACTGGGGGGCGAAAGCCTCGGAAATCAGGTTTGGGTACGTAGTCATATAATTGCGATGCTAAATAAAGGTAAGCTGCTCCCGGCCGGAGGGCCAGCAGCTGGCCCGCTACGGTAGGGCGCGGAATCTTATCAAGATAATGAATAATGGCGGGCCAAGGGGCAGTAACAATAAGGAAATCAGTGCGGTTCCAACGCTTCGCGCGTTGTTGTTTCCCGCATCGCCGTGGCTTGGCCCAGCCGGTGCGGGATGCGAAAACCCACCGTCGGGCTATTTAAATCGTTTGGGGTCGGAGCCTGGTGCGCGAATTCCTGCCACCTTTCGCCGCCTGAGTTGTCCTTTTGTAAATTCATTCATTTTCTCTTCCCCGCTCATGCGCTTTCAGTACCTGCTATCCTCATTGCTGCTTCTGTTGCTGGTCGGCCGGCCCGCCGCCGCCCAGATGTATTCCCGCACCGACCCGTTTGCCCACACCTTCAGTATTGTAGCCCGCGACCCGGCCACCGGCGAAATGGCGGTGGCTGTGCAAAGCCATTGGTTTTCGGTGGGCACCTCGGTGAGCTGGGCCGAGGCCGGCGTGGGCGCGGTGGCCACGCAGTCATTCACCAACAAGTCCTTTGGCCTGCGCGGCCTGGCCCTCCTAAAAAGCGGCAAAACGGCCCAGCAGGCGCTCGATGAGCTATTGAGCAACGACGACGGCCGCGACGTGCGTCAGGTGGCCATTCTCGACAACCAGGGCCGCGTGGCCACCCACACCGGCAAAAAATGCGTTGATATGGCCGGCCACCAGCAGGGCAACCAGTTCTCGGTGCAGGCCAACATGATGCTTTCGGATAAGGTGTGGCCCGCCATGGCCGCCGCCTACGAAGCCAATGCCAAGCTGCCCCTGGCCGAGCGTGTGCTGGCCGCCCTCGATGCCGCCCAGGCCGCCGGCGGCGACGTGCGCGGCCGGCAGTCGGCCGCGCTGCTGGTGGTGCGCGGCACCGCCACCGAAGGCCCCTGGGCCGACCGCCTCATCGACCTGCGCGTGGACGACAGCGCTGCCCCGCTGCCCGAGCTGCACCGCCTGCTCAGTCTGGACCGCGCCTACGACCACATGAACGCCGGCGACCTGGCCGTGGAAAAAAATGACATGCCGAAAGCCATTCAGGAGTATCAGGCCGCCGAAAAAATGTTTCCCCAGAACCTGGAAATGAAGTACTGGCACGCCATTACGCTGGCCAATAAGCAGCAGGTGCCCGCCGCGCTGGCCTTGCTCCGCCCCATTTTCAAGCAGGAGCCCAACTGGCGCACCCTCACCCAGCGCCTGCCCAAAGTAGGCCTGCTCACGGTAACCGATGCCGAGCTGAAGCAGATTCTGGCGCTGTAGGCTAGAACGTCATGTCTCGGCTGCGTTCGACATGACGTTCTTTGTGTTGGCTGTATTCTCACGAAATCTATGCAAACATCTCTCTGTCTCCTCGCTGCCCTGCTCCTCAGCACCTCCGCCAAGGCGCAAGCCCCGCTCATCGTGCCCAAGCCCGTAGCTGCCGCCTTAGAGCAAGTGCAGCCCGCCGCCATCAAAGCCCACATCGCCTACCTGGCCGACGACCGCCTGCTGGGCCGCAAGGCCGGCACCCCCGGCTACCAGATGGCCGTCGATTACGTGACGCAGCAGCTGAAAACGCTGGGCGTGCAACCGGCCGGCGAGGGTGGCACCTTCATCCAGAAAGTGCGGCTGCGGCGCGCCTTCCTCCAGCCCGGCGCTGCTTTCACGGCCCGCGATGCGCAGGGGGCTGCAATGCCGCTCACGGCCGGGCCGGATTACGTGGTGTACCCCAGCCCCGAGCTGCCCGCCACCAGCGTGAAGGACGCCCCGCTGGCCTTCGCCGGCTTCGGCATCAACGCGCCCGAGCTGGGCTACGACGACTACGCCGGCCTCGATGTGAAGGGCAAGGTGGTGATGATTGTGCGCGGGGCACCCCGCACATTTGCGTCCACCGTAGCCTCGGCCAGCCAGGATTTGGCGGGGCTGCTGAAGGCGGCCATCAACCACGGGGCCGTGGGGCTGATACTGGCCTCTGCCCACGCCGGCGCGCTGCCTGACCTCAAAAACGGCACGTACAGCGTGCTCGGGGCCGATGGCAAGGTGGCTGTGTCGCGCACCTTTGCGCCGGGCAGCCGGCAGCAGTTCTACGGGGCTGTGAGCGCGGCCACGCTCCAGCGCCTGCTGCAGGCCTCGGGCCTCGATACCACGCAGGCTTTCGCGGCCATGCGGAACGGTAAACCAGCCTCAGCGGGCCTGAAAACAACGATTAGCGCCAGCGCGCAGGCTACTTATCAGGATATTGAGAGCTACAATGTGGTGGGCAAATTCGTGGGCTCCGATGCCAAGCTGCGCGACGAGTACGTGGTGCATTCGGCCCACCTCGACCACCTCGGCGTGGCTGCCCCGGTGCGGGGTGACTCGATTTACAACGGCGCGCACGATAATGCCTCGGGCGTGGCCTGCGTGCTCGAAATCGCCAAAGTCTATTCCCGCCTCAAAGACCGGCCGAAGCGCAGCATGCTCTTCGTGTTCATGACCGGCGAGGAGCTGGGCCTGCTGGGCTCGTCGGCTTTCGCCACTAATCCCACCGTGCCCAAGGCTAAAATCGTGGCCGATATTAACATGGACATGCCCACTATTATTGCCCCGCTGCTCTCCGTGGTGGCGCTGGGCGGCCAGCATTCTACGCTACTTGAACCCGTGCAGCGCGCCTGCGCTTACTTGAATATTGACCTGGAAAAGGACCCCGAGCCCGAGCAGAATCGCTTCATCCGCAGCGACCAGTACAGCTTCGTGACGGCCGGCATTCCGGCCCTGCACCTCAAATACGGCAATAAAACCGCCGATGGCCGCAACAACCTCAGCGAAGATGTGCAGAAGTGGCGCGCCGCGACCTACCACAAGCCGCAAGACGACATCAACGGCCGCTTCGACTTCGAGGCCGGCCGCAAATACGTGCAGCTCTGCTTCCTGGTGGGCTACCAGGTGGCGCAGGCCCCGGCCCGGCCCCAGTGGAACAAGGGCGACTTTTTCGGCCAGCGCTACGGCCAGCGGTAGCCGCCGCCCCGGAAACCTTCTGGCCGGCTCAATGGGTTAGACCTTCGTACTTTTGCACCCGTACGCGGCCCCGCCGCTTTTCAATCTAAATTATTACGACAATGGCAGTTTATCCCGAATACATGGTGGCGCCCATCCGCCAGGACCTCACCGAAGTTGGTTTCGAGCAGCTGATGACGGCCGAGGAGGTTGACTCCGCCCTCGCTTCGAACGAAGGCACCGTGCTGGTGGCCGTGAACTCGGTGTGTGGCTGCGCCGCCGCCAAAGCCCGCCCCGCCCTGAAAATGGCCCTCGCCAGCGCCGACAAAAAGCCCGGCAAGCTGGTCACCGTTTTTGCCGGCATGGAAACCGAAGCCGTAGCCAAAATGCGCGAGCACCTGCTGCCCTATCCGCCCTCCTCGCCCTGCATCGCCCTGTTCAAAGACGGCGAGCTGGTGCACATGATTGAGCGCTACCACATCGAAGGCTCCGACGCCATGCGCATCGTGAACAACCTGCAAGGTGCGTTCGAAGAGTACTGCTAAATCACTGATTTTTAGGATTTAAGCGGAGTTCACGGATTTTGTGGACGATTGTGAAGGGCCCCAGCTGCGTGCGCAGTTGGGGCCCTTTTTATGTTATTGAGGCGCAATTAATGGGAGAGCGGGCGGGAGGGATTGTGGAGGAAGCATTTGAACCGGAGGCTGGATTCGCCAAAATTGACTAGAAGCGCAACTTCCAGGTGGTAAGCTTTAAGGTAATTGTGTACTACTCCCCAAAAACTGGACAGTTTAGCGGGGCATGTTAAGTAATATGGTTATGATTGAATGTTTGATTGGTTTGGTAGACGTGGGCGGGCGTTTGGCCCCCGAGACTTTGGTGGGGCCGGCGGTGATTGTAGTAAGCAAAGTACGCGTGTAATTGCTGGTGTAGGTGCCGGCCGTCGTCGGCGGGGTTGAGGTAGATATGCTCCCATTTGACGGTGCGCCAGAGGCGTTCGATGAAGGCATTGTCGGTGGCGCGGCCCCGACCATCGCGGCTGATGCGGCAGCCGGCGGCCAGCAGGGCTTGCTCGTAGGCCAGGCTGGTGAATTGGCTGCCCTGGTCGGAGTTGAAGATGTACGGGGCGGGGGCTACGCGCAGGGCATCGGCCAGGGCTTGCAGGCAAAAGCCGACGTCGAGCGAGTTGGAGAGTTGCCAACTGAGCACGTAGCGCGAGTGCCAGTCCAAAACGGCGGCCAGGTAAAGAAAGCCCTTGGCCATGGGCACATAGGTGATATCCGTGCTCCAGACTTCATTCGGAGCGGTGGCCGGGCGGTCGCGCAGCAGGTAGGGATATGGCGTAACACCTTGATCAGGAATGGATAAGCGCGGATTGGGGTAAATCGGCTCGTGGCCCATCAGGCGCACGAGGCGGCGCACGCGCTTCTCGTTGACGGCGTGCCCGGCCAGGCGCAGGTGGTCGCGCAGGCCGAGTACACCCTTGAAGTTGTGCGTGGTGAACTCCTCATCGAGCAGGCGCATGAGGTGGAGATTATAGGCGCTTTCCCCGCAGGGCTGGTAATAAAAGCTGCTGCGCGCCAGGCCCAGGGCCTGGCAGCGGGCAGTCACCGAGCCGCCAGCTGGGTCTGGGGACTGCACCAGAGCGCGTTGCTGGGTCGTGCTCATCGGGGTAGCGTTTTTTTTAGCAGCACATTTTCCATTTGCAACCGCCCGATGGCCGCGTAGAGCGGCTCCACATCGGGGGCTGGCGCAACGGAAGCAGGGGCTTCGGCAAAGACCTGAACGGCTTGTTCGCGCAGCTGCAGCTTCCAGCGCGTGATTTGGGCCGTGGCCAACTGATAGTGGGCGGCCAACTCAGCCAGCGGTTGGCGCTCGGTGAGCGCGGCCAGCGCCACCTCGGCTTTGAACTCGGCCGTATAGCGACGGCGGGTGCGTTTTGGGGTCATAATCGAGCTAAGCTAGCCCGCTTAACCTGTCCAGCTTTTGGGGAGTACTACATTGATTGCCTGCGCATAGTTGAGGGAGGTTAATTCACTGGTTGCTTTTAACTCGACCAACACTTGGTCGTTGACCAGAAAGTCAGCCCGCCGCGACCCAATGGATGTTTCCTTATAGAAGACGGGCAAGTGTACCTCTGCTCGGAAAGCAACGTTAGCCGCCGCAAGCTCCACGCCCAGCCCCCGCTGGAAAATTGCCTCTGGAAACCCACTGCCCAACTCACTATGCACGCTCATGGCGCAGCCAATTATGGTTTCCGTAAGCCTGTTTAACCGAGTTTCAACTAACGTGAAACGGGTGTAATTCAAAACTACGCGCTGCCACCGCCAAGCAGAAGTTCGGACTGGTATCTGATGCCCTTAGTGGAGCCCAGAGGCAAGGGCCGATGACTCATGAAAAGGGCAGCGCGTAGTTTTGAATTGCACCCCATGAAACCAATCCATAAAAACAAATCGGACATTCAACAGCACGACATTGCCCCAAAATAATCGGCCACAAAATACGTGAAATCCGCTTAAATCCGAAAAATCAGTGATTTAGTTGGCTACCTCACTCAGGAACTTCACACGCACCAGCCGCAGCTCTTCTTCCGTAAAGTCATTGCCCAGCTCCTTCATCGCCACGGCAATGTTATCAGTATTGGCCGACATGAAGTAGCCGTAAATTTCGTCGCGTACTTCTTCTTCCACCATTTCCTCCAGGTAGTAGTCGATATTAAGTCGGGTGCCGGAGTAGCAGATGTGCTCGATTTCCTCCATCAGCTCGCCCATCGAAATGCCTTTTGAGGAAGCAATATCCTCCAGCATCATCTTCTTGTCAATCTGCTGAATGACGTATATTTTGATTTTCGAGCGGTTCACGGCCGACTTCACCACCACGTCCTCGGCGGTTTCGATGTCGTTGTCCTCCACGTATTTCTTGATGGCGGCCACGAACGGCGCACCAAACTTCTGGGCCTTGCCCTGGCCCACGCCCGATACGTGCGTGAGGTCGTGCAGGCTCTGGGGGTAGGTGGTGGCCATTTCCTTCAGGCTCGGGTCCTGGAAGAGGACGTAGGGCGGCAGGTTCTTCTGCTTGGCCACCTGCTTGCGCAACTCCTTGAGCTGGGCGAACAGGGCTTCGTCGTGGCCGGCGGCTTGCTGCTCCTCCACCTTTTCCTCGTCGGCCTTCTGCTCTTCGTCGAAGTTGTGGTCCTTCGTGAGCGTGATG
This region includes:
- a CDS encoding transposase, which codes for MTPKRTRRRYTAEFKAEVALAALTERQPLAELAAHYQLATAQITRWKLQLREQAVQVFAEAPASVAPAPDVEPLYAAIGRLQMENVLLKKTLPR
- a CDS encoding GxxExxY protein, coding for MNYTRFTLVETRLNRLTETIIGCAMSVHSELGSGFPEAIFQRGLGVELAAANVAFRAEVHLPVFYKETSIGSRRADFLVNDQVLVELKATSELTSLNYAQAINVVLPKSWTG